In Nitrospirota bacterium, the DNA window GGGCCGGTACGCCCTGACCTACAGGGGCGAGGGCCTTCAGGACGTGGACCCCGCGCTGGGCAGCCTGGACGTCGTCATCCTCCACAGGCTTGTCCTCGGAGGACTCATCGAGGTCGGGGGCTGGGCGTACGAGATGGACTACGCCGCCTCGCTGGCCCGGGTGGACGGCGGAGAGTACGACGCCGCCTTCTTCCTCAATCCCACGTCGGTGGCCGATGTTGAGAGGGTGGCCCTCTCGGGGCTCCGCATGCCCCCGAAGTCCACGTACTTTTACCCGAAGGTGCAGACCGGGTTCGTGATGAACAGCTTGAGATCGTTCTAAAGGAGGGACCATGGCGGTTAAAGTGGCGATTAACGGGTTCGGGAGGATAGGGCGGAACTTCCTCAGGGCATGCCGGGGCGTGGGCGACATCGACATCGTGGCCATCAACGACCTCACCGACGCTGGGCACCTGGCCCACCTTCTGAAGTACGACTCCGTCCACGGCATATTCGCCGGCGACGTGAAGCCCGCCGAAGGGGCCATCGCCGTGGACGGCAAGGAGATAAAGGTCATCGCCGAGCGCGACCCGGCCAAGCTCCCTTGGAAGGACATGGGCGTGGAGATGGTCCTGGAGTCCACCGGTCTGTTCACGGACAAGGAAAGCGCCGGCAAGCACCGCGGCGCGGGCGCGGAATGGGTCGTCATCTCCGCCCCGGCGAAGGAGCCCGACGCCACCGTCTGCATGGGCGTAAACGAAGAGGCCCTGGACCCCTCCCGGCACAAGGTCATAAGCAACGCCTCCTGCACTACCAACTGCCTGGCCCCCCTGGCCAAGGTCCTGCACACGGAGTTCGGCATTGCGCGCGGCCTCATGACCACCATTCACTCCTATACCAACGACCAGCGCATCCTGGACCTTCCGCACAAGGACCTCCGGCGCGCCCGGGCGGCGGCCCTGAGCATGATACCCACCACGACGGGGGCCGCGCGGGCGGTGGGGCTGGTGCTTCCGGAGCTGAAGGGAAGGCTCGACGGGATGGCCATCAGGGTGCCCACGCCCAACGTCTCCGTGGTGGACCTGGTGGCCGAGCTCGACAAGGACGTGACGGCCGAGGACGTCAACGGCGCCCTCAAGCGGGCGGCCGAAGGGCCCCTCCAGGGCATCCTGGCCTACACCGAGGAGCCGGTGGTCTCCGTGGACTTCAACGGCAACGACCACTCCTCCATCGTGGACGCCTCGGTCACCCGGGTCATCGAGGGCCGCATGGTGAAGGTGCTTTCCTGGTACGACAACGAGTGGGGGTACAGCTCGAGGCTCAGGGACCTGATACTCTATGTCATGAAAAAGAGGTAGCCCTATGACCAACGGCAGCATACCCCATAAGCTCACGGTCGAGGACCTGCCCCTCAGGGGCAAGCGGGTTTTCATCCGCGTGGACTTCAACGTCCCCATCGACGAGAACCTCATGATTACCGACGACAGGCGCATCCGCTCCTCCCTGCCCACCATCAACTACTGCATAGACGAGGGGGCGAAGGTCATCCTGGCCTCCCACCTGGGACGGCCCAAGGGCAGGAAGGACCCCCAGCACAGCCTGGCCCTCGTGGCCAAGCGCCTGCAGAGGCTCCTGAGCAAGGAGGTCGCTTTCTCGGAGGACTGCGTGGGCAAGGAGGCCGAGGAGGCCGTGGCCCGCATGCGGCCGGGGGATGTCCTTGTGCTGGAGAACCTGCGTTTCCACGACGGGGAGGAGAAGGACGACCCGGAATTCGCCCAGGCCCTGGCCAGGCTGGCCGACTTCTACGTCAACGACGCCTTCGGCGCCGCCCACCGGACCCACGCCTCGGTCTCGGGCATTCCCCGGTACATCCCCGGCGCCTGCGGCTTCCTCCTGAAGAAGGAGATAGAGTACCTTCAGGGCGTGGTGAGCAACCCCGTCCGGCCCTTCGTCGCGCTGCTGGGAGGGGCCAAGGTCTCCGGGAAGATAGGGGTGCTGGAGAACCTCTCGAACAAGGTGGACAAGGTCATCGTGGGCGGGGGCATGGCCTTCACCTTCATCAAGGCCATGGACAGCGACGTAGGCGACTCCCTGGTGGAGCCGGACATGATAGACCTGGCCCGCAAGATCATGGAGAAGCTCCACCAGAACAACGTGAAGTTCTACCTGCCCGTGGACTGTGTCATCGCCCAGAACCTGGAGGCCGGGGCGGAGACCAAGATAGTCACCACGCAGGAGGTGCCCCGGGGGTGGAAGGCCCTGGACATCGGCCCGGCCTCCTGCCGCCTCTTCACCGAGGCCATCGAGAACGCCAAGACGGTCATCTGGAACGGTCCGATGGGCGTCTTCGAGGTGGACGCGTTCTCCCGGGGGACGTTCGCCATAGCCCGGGCGGTGGCCGACGCCTACGCCCTCACCATCGTGGGCGGCGGGGACACGGACCTGGCCGTGCACAGGGCGGGCGTTTCGGATTCCATCTCCTTCATCTCCACCGGGGGAGGGGCCTCTCTGCAGCTGCTGGAAGGAAAGGAGCTCCCGGGGCTTGCCGCCCTCTGGGACAGAAAACGCCTGGAGGAGTACGAAAAGAAAGCGGAGTCCTGAGGGGGCGTCCCGGAGGGGAGAGAAAAAGGGGACCGGAGAAGGTCCCCTCTTATTATGCCTGTAACGCAGGGCCCTGCGTGCCTGTCACCCGGTCACGTGCATGCGCGGGCCGCCCCGGTGGAGCACTTGTGCGGCAGCACGGGGTCGTCCGCCGGAGAGAGAATGCCCCTTTTCATCTCCACCACCGAGGGGTTTCTGCTCTGAAACGCCTCGATGAGGAAGGCCGCCGCCTCCTGGGGCTTGATGACGGTTCCGCACGTGAAGATGTCCACCGCCGCGTACCCGTACTCGGGCCATGTGTGGATGCTCAGGTGGCTCTCGGCGATGATGACCATGCCGCTTACGCCGAAGGGGTTGAACTCGTGGAAAGAGACGTCGACGACCGTGGCCGCTGCTTCGCGGGCCGCCGCCACCATGGCCTTCTGCACTTTCTCGAGGCTCTTGAGCACCTCGGAATTGCAGTCCCTCAACTCGACCAAAAGATGGGAACCTAATGCGTTCACCGCTACCCCCTCCATGTGCAGGATTTGGTGAGAGGCCACCACCCTCAAACCGCAAAGATACCCCAATATCGGTGTCCTTGTCAAGACGCGACGGCGGCGAGCCTCTCTCCAGGGGGACATAGAAAAGGGGAAAATTCCGCCGAATCGAGGTGGAATGTGCCGGTGGCGGCCTCCGAAAAGGGGGAAGGGGGCCAGGCCGCAAGGGGGCGCGGGGCCGCTTGGGCCCCGGCCTCCAGCAGGGCGGCTCAGGAGGCCTTTTTTCTGCTTTTATAGTCCTCGATGGCCTTTCTGAGGGCGGTGGCCCCCAGGTTCGAGCAGTGCATCTTCTGGGGGGGCAGGCCCTCCAGCTCGTTGGCCACGGACTCCTTGGTGATTTTCAGGGCCTCGTCCACGGTCTTGCCCTTGGCCATTTCTGTGACCATGGAGCTCACGGCGATGGCCGCCCCGCAGCCGAAGGTCTTGAACTTGACGTCGGTGATGACGTCGTTTTCCACCTTGATGGTGAGCTTCATGGCGTCGCCGCAGGTGGGGTTGCCCTCCTCGCCCACACCGTCCGCGTCGGGTATCTCCCCCACGTTGCGGGGGTTCATGAAGTGCTCCATTACTTTTTCGGAATACATGGTCCGGCGTCCTCCTCCGTTCCTCCCCAGCCCTTGGCGTAGGGCGACATCTCCCGAAGACGCCCGATGATCTGGGGGAACAGCTCAAGTGTGTAGTCTATGTCCTCCTTCGTGGTGCCTTCGCCCAGGGTGAAGACCACCGAGCCCTGGGCCACCGCCGAGGGGAGCCCCATGCTGAGGAGCACCGGCGAGGACTTCAGGGCCTTGGAAGAGCACGCCGAGCCGCTGGCCACGTAGATGTCCTTGGCCGCAAGCATGAGGAGCATGGCCTCCCCCTCGATGTACTCCACGCAGAAGCTGGCGTGCCCCGGCAGCCGGCGGTCCGGATGGCCGGTGAATATGACGTGCTCCACCCCGAGGATGCCCTCCTTCAGGCGGTCGCGGAGCCCCCGCACGTGCTCGGTCCTTTGGCCGAGCCTCTCCCGGGCGACCTCGGCCGCCTTGCCCATGCCCACGATGGCCGGGACGTTTTCGGTCCCCGCGCGGCGGCCCCCTTCCTGGATGCCGCCGTAGATGAGCGGGACGATGCGGAGCCCCGGTTTTACGTACAGCGCGGCGGCCCCCTTGGGGCCGTAGAACTGATGGGCGGCCAGGCTCAGAAGGTCCACCCCCAGGTCCTGGACGTCCACCGGGATGTTGCCCGCCGCCGCCACGGCATCGGTGTGAAAGGCCACGCCCTTCTCCCGGGCGATGGCCGCCAGCTCCTTTACCGGCTGGATGCTGCCCACCTCGGAGCTGGCCAGCTGCACCGAGGCCAGGACCGTCTCGTCCGTCAGGGCCTTCCGGAAGGCCTCCGGGTCCACGAGCCCGTGCGCGTCGATGGGCAGAAAGGTCACCGTGAAACCCTGCTTCTCGAGGAAGCGGGCGGCATTGAGCACCGAATGGTGCTCGGCCCGCGAGACCACGACGTGGGTGCCCTTCTCTCTCCTGGCCAGGGCGACGCCCCGGATGGCGAAGTTGTTGGACTCGGCCCCGCTCGCGGTGAAGACGACGCCCGAGGGCTTGGCCCCGACCAAGGCCGCAACCTTCTCCCGGGCCTCCTCCATGGCCTCCCGCGCCCTGGTCCCCAGCGGATAGGGGCTCAAGGGGTTGCCGAACTCCTCCCTCAGGTAGGGCGTCATCGCCTCCAGGGCTTCGGGCAGAAGAGGGTTGGTTGCCACATGGTCAAAGTAACGGATGCTCATTGCTCCCTCGCTTTTTTCCGTATATAGAACTTGTAGTAGTCCTCTTCCTCGTCCAGGCCGATGAACTCGTGGCCGCGCCTCTCGCACCAGGCGGGGATGTCCTCCAGGGCCCCGTCGTAGTCGGTGAGGATTTCCAGCACCTGCCCCGGCTCTATCTCCTTTATCATCTCCTCCAGCTTCAGAAGATGCATGGGGCACATCATGTAGACCACGTCCGTGGTGACGTCGGCCTTGACGTTCTCGACGAACCTCAGAGTCACGCCGCTCCCACCTTCCCTCCGGAGGCCTCCTTCTCCTTGCGGGCCTTTCGCTCCCCGGCCTGCTGAAGGAGCGTGGCGTCCCTGAGCAGGTCGTCCAGGGTGATGGTGCCCAGGAAGGCCTCTATCTTTTCTCCGAGGCTCCTCCAGAGGAGATGGGTGACGCAGGTGTCCACCCGGCTGCACCCCTCCAGGGGGTCCAGGCACGAGGTGATGGCCACCGGGCCCTCCAGCTCCTTGAGGATGGCCCCGATGCTGATGTGGGCCGGCCCGCGGGACAGGAGATACCCGCCTCCCGGTCCCCTGATGCTCCTGACCAGGCCCGCGCGCCTCAGGGTGTTCAATATCTGCTCCAGATAGGCCACCGAGACGTCCTGGCGCTCCGCTATCTCCTTGATGGTGGTGGGCGCATCGGGGTAGCCCTTGGCTATCTCGAACATGGCCCGCACCCCGTACTGTCCTCTGGTCGACAACCTCAGCATGTCTTAGATTATAAATGCTTGACCCCGCGTGTCAAGTATTATGGATTCCCCCCCGCCCCTTGTCCCCTCGCTCCGCTCTGACGGCTTTGCGGCTCATAGGCATCATGAAATAAGGAAACTCCGGAGACGTCTCCGTTGCGCCGCCCTTTGCGCCCCGGACTTTATCTTAGCATCGAGCCGGGGTATTGTCGAGCGGCCGGGTCGGCCATCATCTTGCGGGCTCGGGCTCGCCCCCATCCCCGGAGGGATGCGCATTTACCGGCCGCCCCCTTTGAGTCCTGCTGCCCGCGCTATGGCCATTTGCATGCCCACGCAGTGGCCGGAGACCTGGGGGTTAAAAACGCTCTGGAGCGTCCAGCACTCCACCCTGAAGCCCTGCCCACCTCCCAATTGCTCGAAGCGCCCGAAGGTGACCCGGATGTAATAAATGTCCCGATGAACAAACTCGCCGGCCACCATCTTGGAAAAGGTGAGCTTCCCGTCTTTTTCGCTCACGAGTTCGTACCCGAGGTTACGGGCGCGGCCCAGGGCCGCCTCACGCATCGCCTTCTGCACCCCCGGCTTATCGTAGTCGGGGACCTCGACGGGCCTGGCCACGGGAACGCACGAGGAAAGAAAAAGCAGGGCTGCCAGGACGGCGAGGACCGGCACGGGACGCCTTTTGACAAAATTCCCAACCGTTGCTCCTCTTCGATTCTTCATTTTACTCCCCCTTGAACCTGTAGCTCAGAAGGGCGTATATCAGCTTTGCCGCCAGGAAGTCCGGCGCCTTGTTCGCACCCGGGCAGAGCTCCACCACGTCGAACCCCAGCAGCGTTTTCCGCTCGGCCACCGCCCGCAGGAGCCCGAGCACCTGATACCACCCGAGGCCGCCGGGCTCGGGCGTGCCGGTGGAGGGCATGATGCCCGGGTCGAAGACGTCCAGGTCGATGGTCACGTAGACCTCGGGAGAGAGTCTGAGGAGGACGTCCTCCACCCAGCGGCCTCCGCGCTGGATGTCGCGGGCGTAGAACACCCGCGATTCGTCGAGGGCGGCAAGCTCCGAGGAGTCCATGCTCCGTACGCCCACGGAGACCACGTTTCCCACCGCCTCCCTGGCCCGGGCCATCACGCAGGCGTGGCTGTACCTGTCGCCCTGGTAGGTGTCGCGCGAGTCGCCGTGGGCGTCCAGGTGCAGCACGCTCATCTCCGGATGGCGCTCGTGGTGGGCCAGCATGGGGCCCAGCGATACGGTATGCTCTCCTCCCAGGGCCACCACGAACTTGCCATCCTCCAGAAGCCCCGCCACCCTCCCGCTGGAGAGCCGGAGCATCTCCGGCGCATCGGCCCCGGCCACGGGCTCGCAGGTGTGGATGCCCTTTCTGTAAACCTCGGTGCGGGTCTCGATGTCGTAGAGCTCCATGTTCGCGGAGGCCTCGATGATGGCCCCCGGGCCCTTGCCGGAGCCCCTGAGCCAGGTGCTCGATGCCTCGAAGGCAATGGGCAGGACGGCTATCCGCGCGCCGGCGTAGCGGGTGAACGCGTCCGGAAGGTTGCCGAAATTCCTCTCCATCGCCGCCGGTCCGCTACTCCATGATGAAGACGGCCGCCGCCACCACGGTCGTCCAGAGTTTTCCCGATTTGTGCCCCTCGGCGGACTGGCAGACGTTGGAGGTCCTGAAGATGTGGCCGCTTGCCCTGTAGAACTGCTTTCTGGTGTCCCAGGCCTCCTCCGGGTCGAAGGGAATGCCCAGGGTGGTGGCCAGCATGGTGGCGGCCAGGTCCTCGGCGTAGTCCCCGGATATCTTGGCGGTCTCGCCGAAGGCATGGTGCTCCGAGAGGTAGCCGTAGTCGGATTTCTCCTTGGGCACGGCCAGCCCCACGGCGGCCGAGACGAGGCGGTTGGGCTCGTTCGTGTCGTTGCGGGCCATGACGCAAAAGGTGATGTCGCCCGCGCCCAGGCGCTTGAGGCCTTCGCTCCTGGACACTATCTTACAGTGCGGGGGCAGGATGCTGGAGACGTAGACGAGGTTCTGCTTCGCGATGCCGGCCTTCCTCAGGGCGACCTCGAAGGAGGCCAGCCTGTCCTTGTGCAGGCCGGCGCCCTTGGTAAAGAAGACTTTCTTCGGGGTCAGGTTCATCTTACTCCTTCCTTTCGTCCAGGAGCGCATTGAAGTCCCTCGGCTTGCGTTTTCTCCAGCTTCCCTTGTGATAGGCGTAGCTCGCCAGGAGGGGGAATGCCACGGTGGCCTCCGAGAACACGAGCTGCTCGGCGCCCTCGTCGACCTTGCCCCAGGAATGCGCCTCCTTCAGGGTGGAGCCCGAGAGGCCTCCGTCACGCTCGTCCGCGACGGTTATCTGCACGGCGTACTTGTGCATATGCGCTCTCTTTCCGATGACGTCGGCGGCCACCGTGACGTCCTGGGCGAAATTCTTCGGCACCCCGCCCCCCAGCATGAGGAGGCCCGTCTCCTTGGCGGAGACCTTCACCTTCGTCAGCTCCAGAAAGTCCTTCACGGAGTCTATGGTCACCTTGGGCCTGCCCGCGTCGAACCACTGGTGGTAGACGAGGCCGAAACCCGCGCTGGAGTCGGAAAACGCGGGGACGAATATGGGCACTCCCTTCTCTGCGGCCGCCCGCACGACCGAGTCCTCGCCTCTGCCCTTCCCGATGAGATACTCGCCCATCGCCCGGATGAACTGCCGGGAGGAATAGGGCCCCGGCTGGAGGGCGCCGGCTATCTCCGTGACCGTCATGTCGCAGACGCGGAGCTGTTCTTCGTCGATGAACGTATCGTATATCCTGTCGATGCCC includes these proteins:
- a CDS encoding phosphoglycerate kinase yields the protein MTNGSIPHKLTVEDLPLRGKRVFIRVDFNVPIDENLMITDDRRIRSSLPTINYCIDEGAKVILASHLGRPKGRKDPQHSLALVAKRLQRLLSKEVAFSEDCVGKEAEEAVARMRPGDVLVLENLRFHDGEEKDDPEFAQALARLADFYVNDAFGAAHRTHASVSGIPRYIPGACGFLLKKEIEYLQGVVSNPVRPFVALLGGAKVSGKIGVLENLSNKVDKVIVGGGMAFTFIKAMDSDVGDSLVEPDMIDLARKIMEKLHQNNVKFYLPVDCVIAQNLEAGAETKIVTTQEVPRGWKALDIGPASCRLFTEAIENAKTVIWNGPMGVFEVDAFSRGTFAIARAVADAYALTIVGGGDTDLAVHRAGVSDSISFISTGGGASLQLLEGKELPGLAALWDRKRLEEYEKKAES
- the gap gene encoding type I glyceraldehyde-3-phosphate dehydrogenase — encoded protein: MAVKVAINGFGRIGRNFLRACRGVGDIDIVAINDLTDAGHLAHLLKYDSVHGIFAGDVKPAEGAIAVDGKEIKVIAERDPAKLPWKDMGVEMVLESTGLFTDKESAGKHRGAGAEWVVISAPAKEPDATVCMGVNEEALDPSRHKVISNASCTTNCLAPLAKVLHTEFGIARGLMTTIHSYTNDQRILDLPHKDLRRARAAALSMIPTTTGAARAVGLVLPELKGRLDGMAIRVPTPNVSVVDLVAELDKDVTAEDVNGALKRAAEGPLQGILAYTEEPVVSVDFNGNDHSSIVDASVTRVIEGRMVKVLSWYDNEWGYSSRLRDLILYVMKKR
- a CDS encoding Rrf2 family transcriptional regulator, which translates into the protein MLRLSTRGQYGVRAMFEIAKGYPDAPTTIKEIAERQDVSVAYLEQILNTLRRAGLVRSIRGPGGGYLLSRGPAHISIGAILKELEGPVAITSCLDPLEGCSRVDTCVTHLLWRSLGEKIEAFLGTITLDDLLRDATLLQQAGERKARKEKEASGGKVGAA
- a CDS encoding arginine decarboxylase, pyruvoyl-dependent, which codes for MTPKKVFFTKGAGLHKDRLASFEVALRKAGIAKQNLVYVSSILPPHCKIVSRSEGLKRLGAGDITFCVMARNDTNEPNRLVSAAVGLAVPKEKSDYGYLSEHHAFGETAKISGDYAEDLAATMLATTLGIPFDPEEAWDTRKQFYRASGHIFRTSNVCQSAEGHKSGKLWTTVVAAAVFIME
- a CDS encoding cysteine desulfurase family protein, which gives rise to MSIRYFDHVATNPLLPEALEAMTPYLREEFGNPLSPYPLGTRAREAMEEAREKVAALVGAKPSGVVFTASGAESNNFAIRGVALARREKGTHVVVSRAEHHSVLNAARFLEKQGFTVTFLPIDAHGLVDPEAFRKALTDETVLASVQLASSEVGSIQPVKELAAIAREKGVAFHTDAVAAAGNIPVDVQDLGVDLLSLAAHQFYGPKGAAALYVKPGLRIVPLIYGGIQEGGRRAGTENVPAIVGMGKAAEVARERLGQRTEHVRGLRDRLKEGILGVEHVIFTGHPDRRLPGHASFCVEYIEGEAMLLMLAAKDIYVASGSACSSKALKSSPVLLSMGLPSAVAQGSVVFTLGEGTTKEDIDYTLELFPQIIGRLREMSPYAKGWGGTEEDAGPCIPKK
- the speB gene encoding agmatinase, whose protein sequence is MERNFGNLPDAFTRYAGARIAVLPIAFEASSTWLRGSGKGPGAIIEASANMELYDIETRTEVYRKGIHTCEPVAGADAPEMLRLSSGRVAGLLEDGKFVVALGGEHTVSLGPMLAHHERHPEMSVLHLDAHGDSRDTYQGDRYSHACVMARAREAVGNVVSVGVRSMDSSELAALDESRVFYARDIQRGGRWVEDVLLRLSPEVYVTIDLDVFDPGIMPSTGTPEPGGLGWYQVLGLLRAVAERKTLLGFDVVELCPGANKAPDFLAAKLIYALLSYRFKGE
- the speD gene encoding adenosylmethionine decarboxylase, encoding MNALGSHLLVELRDCNSEVLKSLEKVQKAMVAAAREAAATVVDVSFHEFNPFGVSGMVIIAESHLSIHTWPEYGYAAVDIFTCGTVIKPQEAAAFLIEAFQSRNPSVVEMKRGILSPADDPVLPHKCSTGAARACT
- a CDS encoding sulfurtransferase TusA family protein, yielding MTLRFVENVKADVTTDVVYMMCPMHLLKLEEMIKEIEPGQVLEILTDYDGALEDIPAWCERRGHEFIGLDEEEDYYKFYIRKKAREQ
- a CDS encoding deoxyhypusine synthase; this translates as MKKKALLKSEVEHIDITKFNAEPILEQYANTAFQAKNLARAAEIYDAMLADRACSVVLCLAGSLFSAGLKKAVHTMVVNNMVDAVVATGAIIVDQDFFEALGFRHYQGSPRAEDAKLLDMGIDRIYDTFIDEEQLRVCDMTVTEIAGALQPGPYSSRQFIRAMGEYLIGKGRGEDSVVRAAAEKGVPIFVPAFSDSSAGFGLVYHQWFDAGRPKVTIDSVKDFLELTKVKVSAKETGLLMLGGGVPKNFAQDVTVAADVIGKRAHMHKYAVQITVADERDGGLSGSTLKEAHSWGKVDEGAEQLVFSEATVAFPLLASYAYHKGSWRKRKPRDFNALLDERKE
- the nifU gene encoding Fe-S cluster assembly scaffold protein NifU, giving the protein MYSEKVMEHFMNPRNVGEIPDADGVGEEGNPTCGDAMKLTIKVENDVITDVKFKTFGCGAAIAVSSMVTEMAKGKTVDEALKITKESVANELEGLPPQKMHCSNLGATALRKAIEDYKSRKKAS